Proteins encoded by one window of Salicibibacter halophilus:
- a CDS encoding class I SAM-dependent methyltransferase: MKYFNKTDINWFGLDASNDMLEIANSKLENVSLIQANAENMPYSSSTFDFIVNNYALHHFKNKGQALTEIHRILKNDGIYKLHNNSTHDMSQWWVYYYFPSVYGEDLQ, from the coding sequence ATGAAATATTTTAATAAAACGGACATTAATTGGTTTGGGTTGGATGCTTCAAATGATATGTTGGAGATCGCAAATAGCAAATTAGAAAATGTATCTTTGATACAAGCTAATGCGGAAAATATGCCTTATAGTTCCAGCACTTTTGATTTTATTGTCAATAACTATGCACTACATCATTTTAAAAATAAAGGTCAAGCATTGACTGAAATTCACCGTATTTTGAAAAATGACGGTATCTATAAGCTACATAATAATTCGACTCATGACATGTCTCAATGGTGGGTTTATTATTACTTTCCTTCAGTTTATGGTGAAGATTTGCAGTGA
- a CDS encoding IS110 family RNA-guided transposase — protein sequence MGGIVLRPAVGIDVSKGESHIQAFRKQKDVFGRILNIQHTKEGFREFHAFSQKLEREVEQKPVFIMEATGHYHLPMIFFLEEKGYEAIVINPYISSHTRKHSLRRVKTDVADAYHLGQLFYKEEFETYKQRSQQAIKLRQLTRQRDSLTDMHTQIKLQFQATIEKIFPTYPKLFHKFFSKASLQVLESYTTPASVLETPKEQIANDIYEAIKPARDYNWAEGKADHLIELANIAPIQDIEEGLLINLNIQMKLLEQYLMHITTLEKEIKTVTKDMEEYHLLTSIPGVGDITAADIIAEIGSIDRFNNPRKLVAFAGVDPEVYSSGRFTSSSNRISKRGSRQLRRAMYMAAKCGLSGKVNGPLQAFYDKKRAEGKPFKVAVMACANKLLHWIYAMLTKKEYFINE from the coding sequence ATGGGAGGGATCGTGTTGCGTCCTGCTGTTGGTATTGATGTATCCAAAGGGGAAAGTCACATCCAAGCATTTAGGAAACAAAAAGACGTTTTCGGACGAATCTTGAACATCCAACACACGAAAGAAGGATTTAGGGAGTTCCATGCCTTTAGCCAGAAGCTTGAGAGGGAAGTTGAGCAGAAACCAGTCTTTATTATGGAAGCTACGGGTCATTATCACTTACCGATGATTTTTTTCCTTGAAGAAAAAGGGTATGAAGCCATCGTAATCAACCCGTACATATCCAGTCATACGAGAAAACATTCGTTACGGCGAGTGAAAACCGACGTCGCAGATGCTTATCATCTTGGACAGCTTTTTTACAAAGAAGAATTTGAAACGTATAAACAGCGAAGTCAACAGGCGATTAAACTAAGGCAACTCACACGGCAAAGAGACAGCCTTACCGATATGCATACGCAGATCAAATTACAGTTTCAAGCTACGATTGAGAAAATATTTCCGACCTATCCCAAACTCTTTCACAAATTCTTTTCAAAGGCTTCTCTACAAGTGTTAGAATCCTATACAACACCTGCATCGGTACTTGAAACACCCAAAGAACAAATAGCGAATGATATTTATGAAGCCATCAAGCCTGCTCGCGACTATAATTGGGCAGAAGGTAAAGCTGACCATCTGATTGAATTAGCTAACATCGCTCCGATACAAGACATTGAAGAAGGCTTATTAATTAATCTGAATATTCAAATGAAACTCTTAGAGCAATATCTTATGCATATAACAACATTAGAGAAAGAAATCAAAACGGTCACAAAGGATATGGAGGAATATCATCTTCTCACTTCCATTCCAGGGGTAGGCGACATTACAGCCGCAGACATCATTGCGGAGATCGGAAGTATTGACCGTTTCAATAACCCCAGAAAACTTGTGGCGTTTGCAGGTGTTGATCCAGAAGTCTATTCTTCAGGTCGTTTCACTTCAAGCTCGAATCGGATTTCAAAACGTGGATCGAGACAGTTGCGGCGTGCCATGTACATGGCCGCGAAATGTGGGCTCAGTGGAAAGGTAAATGGACCTTTACAAGCCTTTTATGATAAGAAACGGGCAGAAGGAAAGCCGTTTAAAGTGGCTGTTATGGCTTGCGCAAATAAGTTATTGCATTGGATATATGCCATGTTAACGAAGAAAGAATATTTCATTAATGAGTAA
- a CDS encoding glycerophosphodiester phosphodiesterase family protein, whose protein sequence is MEEQLVETVEDHGLVEEGNVVIQSFSQESLQTMHDLNDDIPLVQLLWWEEENGELEEWMDITPQPDEMTEENFKEIGEYAVGIGPHLETDEGTQVLDEAFIEKTQNQDLLIHVYTINDQAEMKQLLDWGVDGILTDFPDRLHAVLEDQEKE, encoded by the coding sequence ATGGAAGAGCAACTCGTGGAGACTGTAGAGGATCATGGATTAGTGGAAGAAGGAAATGTAGTGATTCAATCTTTCAGTCAGGAGAGTTTACAAACCATGCATGACTTGAATGATGACATTCCACTCGTGCAATTGCTTTGGTGGGAAGAAGAAAACGGCGAATTGGAAGAATGGATGGATATTACGCCTCAGCCGGATGAAATGACCGAAGAAAATTTTAAAGAAATTGGAGAATACGCGGTTGGTATCGGGCCACATTTGGAAACGGATGAAGGTACTCAAGTGCTTGACGAGGCGTTTATAGAGAAAACACAAAATCAAGATTTGCTCATCCACGTATATACCATTAATGATCAAGCGGAAATGAAGCAGCTCTTGGACTGGGGTGTGGACGGCATTCTTACAGACTTTCCCGATCGCTTACATGCAGTGTTGGAAGACCAAGAAAAAGAATAA